Proteins co-encoded in one Pseudomonas fluorescens genomic window:
- the rsmG gene encoding 16S rRNA (guanine(527)-N(7))-methyltransferase RsmG has translation MSSKVTSQHAEELSTGARELGVNLTETQHALLLGYLALLIKWNQAYNLTAVRDPDEMVSRHLLDSLSVMSFIENGRWLDVGSGGGMPGIPLAILYPDSQVTCLDSNGKKTRFLTQVKLELKLDNLQVIHSRVEAFQPAQPFNGIISRAFSSMENFTNWTRHLGDADTRWLAMKGVHPADELVALPADFKLDSEHALAVPGCQGQRHLLILRRTA, from the coding sequence TTGAGTTCTAAGGTCACTTCGCAACACGCCGAAGAGTTATCCACAGGAGCCCGCGAGCTCGGTGTCAATCTCACTGAAACCCAGCACGCATTGCTGCTGGGTTATCTGGCCCTGTTGATCAAATGGAACCAGGCCTACAACCTGACCGCCGTTCGCGATCCCGACGAAATGGTTTCCCGGCACTTGCTCGATAGCCTCAGCGTGATGTCGTTCATCGAAAACGGCCGCTGGCTGGACGTCGGCAGTGGCGGTGGCATGCCGGGGATCCCTCTGGCGATCCTGTATCCGGACTCGCAAGTGACCTGCCTGGACAGCAACGGCAAGAAAACCCGCTTCCTGACCCAGGTCAAACTCGAACTCAAACTGGACAACCTGCAAGTTATCCACAGTCGCGTCGAAGCATTCCAGCCTGCCCAGCCATTCAACGGGATCATCTCGCGGGCGTTCAGCAGCATGGAGAACTTCACCAACTGGACTCGCCACCTGGGCGATGCCGATACACGCTGGCTGGCAATGAAGGGCGTCCATCCGGCCGATGAGCTGGTAGCATTGCCGGCAGACTTCAAACTCGATAGCGAACACGCCCTGGCCGTACCCGGTTGCCAAGGCCAACGCCATCTGCTGATACTGCGCCGCACGGCATGA